The Lycium barbarum isolate Lr01 chromosome 9, ASM1917538v2, whole genome shotgun sequence genome has a segment encoding these proteins:
- the LOC132609487 gene encoding lysine-specific demethylase JMJ26-like, giving the protein MKNKQRKREDMIPVVIIESSSSEEEDDNDVDYIGDSSDEDSCGKSKKRKKMCNQTRGGESSRKRESKMCHQCQRNDKGRVVCCSKCKVKRYCLPCITRWYPGMSEEDFLEACPVCRNICNCIACLRLDGLAKHLMYVEVKFSDEEKLEYTKHIVQALLPALEQFNTEQMIEKQIEYQIQALPDSKAYIQKAKYKKDERIYCNYCSAFIVDFHRSCSSCSYELCLTCCKELRNGNLQADASEVRMQYIDNGPGYLHGKGCSITSSAKNGTAEVKIRDQTKVVMASKWKPKENGTIPCPPKDMGGCTKGTLNLRRIFSENWISQLLLKAKEIAEKCKLKEMHNDSELHYSCSKSKGANGGKLRKAATRENSDDNYVFCPAAVDTRRANFRHFRLHMLKGEPVVVTNVLDNALGLSWEPMVMWRACRQTKKVSDVLNCLNWCKLEMNIHQFFKGYMEGRLDSYGWPQLLKLNDWPPSGLFDERLPRHGAEFSSCLPFMEYTHPQYGYLNLALRLPDNCSKPDLGPKAYIAYGFPEELGRGDSVTKLHYAVTDTVNVLMHTQAVVPTVEQLSAIENLKQIHKVQDQREFGADASRMHESKAENKKYSQQSVKVECETNKEGEEYQYREDSISVFGQDISAGYEEADGGALWDVFRRHDVPKLEEYLRKHFREFRHTYGSPLPQVVHPILDETFYLSAEHKRRLKEEYGIEPWTFVQKLGEAVFVPAGCPQQVRNLKSCINVAVDFVSPENVNECIRLTEEFRKLPRNHDARVDKLEVKKIIVHAMSQAVDQLEKTLLNSEAGIATGLSSSSPISKSKNAVPGPSLPKSPSISEDLSSSKTAKREEYVAPSEDEKPRIAEANLHSPLPVPDHLSSANKDHESTSVPSEKLKQFINIEGVESTFHTVKSFLKSIPEQYSSQQSGLQSNTASNQTLARIVFECSIRLSLEALAYDPMHEKEMYGAIAALNENPSSFFSDEQTKQLVKLKYEFPVMVKKWRDLARAESSYQEFLTSFEEDRKKLDDWIRSEAWLKSEYVKKEQQARELETALQTIKNRQKEIMDERQEASLAAQKIMLLAQEKAGKVESTKTELVTTKMQMDGLQKNWSNFQSKFP; this is encoded by the exons ATGAAAAACAAGCAAAGAAAAAGAGAGGATATGATCCCAGTTGTGATCATAGAGAGCAGCAGTAGTGAGGAAGAAGacgataatgatgttgattatattggTGATAGCAGTGATGAAGATAGTTGTGGTAAGTcgaagaagaggaagaaaatGTGTAACCAAACTAGAGGTGGAGAAAGTAGCAGGAAAAGGGAATCCAAAATGTGTCATCAGTGTCAGAGGAATGACAAAGGCAGAGTGGTGTGTTGTTCCAAATGTAAAGTTAAAAGATATTGCCTTCCTTGCATCACTCGATG GTACCCTGGGATGTCAGAGGAGGACTTTCTAGAAGCTTGCCCTGTATGTCGTAATATTTGCAACTGCATAGCATGCTTGCGGTTAGATGGGTTAGCTAAA CATTTGATGTATGTTGAAGTGAAGTTCAGTGATGAAGAAAAACTCGAGTACACTAAGCACATTGTACAAGCACTTTTGCCTGCTTTGGAACAATTTAATACAGAACAAATGATTGAAAAGCAGATTGAATATCAGATTCAAG CATTGCCAGATTCAAAGGCTTATATACAAAAAGCAAAATACAAGAAGGATGAGCGCATTTATTG CAACTATTGCAGTGCTTTTATTGTTGATTTTCACCGGAGTTGTTCTAGCTGTTCCTATGAACTTTGCCTTACTTGTTGCAAAGAGTTAAGGAATGGCAACCTGCAAGCAGATGCATCCGAAGTGAGGATGCAATATATTGACAATGGACCAGGTTATTTGCATGGTAAAGGTTGTAGCATAACTTCTTCAGCTAAGAATGGAACTGCTGAAGTTAAAATAAGGGATCAAACAAAGGTGGTAATGGCATCTAAATGGAAACCCAAGGAAAATGGTACCATTCCTTGCCCACCCAAAGATATGGGAGGCTGTACTAAAGGAACCTTAAATTTGAGACGTATATTTTCTGAGAATTGGATATCACAACTGTTACTGAAAGCTAAAGAAATAGCAGAAAAATGTAAATTGAAGGAAATGCATAATGATTCAGAACTGCACTACTCCTGTTCAAAATCTAAGGGTGCAAATGGTGGCAAGCTACGCAAGGCAGCTACTCGAGAAAATTCAGATGATAACTATGTATTCTGTCCAGCAGCTGTGGATACTCGGCGTGCAAATTTCAGGCATTTTCGGCTCCATATGCTTAAGGGTGAACCAGTTGTTGTAACTAACGTTCTTGATAATGCATTGGGATTGAGCTGGGAACCTATGGTAATGTGGCGTGCTTGCCGACAAACCAAGAAGGTTTCTGATGTCTTAAATTGCTTAAATTGGTGTAAG TTGGAAATGAACATACACCAGTTTTTCAAAGGATACATGGAGGGTCGCTTGGACAGTTATGGGTGGCCTCAACTCTTAAAGTTGAATGACTGGCCGCCATCAGGTCTATTTGATGAGCGGCTGCCGCGTCATGGTGCCGAATTTTCTAGTTGTTTACCTTTTATGGAATATACACATCCTCAATATGGCTATCTCAATCTCGCTCTAAGACTTCCTGATAACTGTTCGAAGCCAGATTTGGGGCCTAAGGCATACATTGCTTATGGTTTTCCTGAGGAGCTTGGACGTGGAGACTCAGTCACCAAACTACACTATGCTGTGACTGATACG GTCAACGTGTTGATGCACACTCAAGCAGTGGTCCCAACAGTTGAACAACTCTCGGCCATAGAGAACTTGAAACAGATTCACAAAGTGCAGGATCAAAGGGAATTTGGAGCTGATGCTAGCAGGATGCATGAGAGTAAAGCTGAGAATAAGAAGTATAGCCAGCAAAGTGTAAAAGTTGAGTGTGAAACAAATAAAGAGGGAGAAGAATATCAATACAGAGAAGATAGTATTTCTGTTTTTGGGCAGGATATATCTGCAGGATATGAAGAAGCAGACGGTGGTGCTCTATGGGATGTCTTTAGGAGGCATGATGTTCCTAAATTGGAGGAATATCTCAGGAAGCACTTTAGGGAATTTAGGCACACATATGGCTCACCATTGCCGCAG GTTGTTCATCCCATTCTTGATGAAACTTTCTACTTGAGCGCTGAGCATAAAAGGAGGCTAAAGGAAGAATATG GCATTGAACCATGGACTTTTGTTCAAAAATTAGGTGAAGCTGTTTTTGTTCCTGCTGGATGCCCTCAACAAGTCAGAAATTTAAAG TCCTGTATCAACGTCGCTGTTGATTTTGTATCTCCTGAAAATGTGAACGAGTGCATCCGTTTGACCGAGGAGTTTCGCAAGCTTCCCAGAAATCATGATGCTAGGGTAGATAAGTTGGAG GTAAAGAAAATAATTGTTCATGCGATGAGCCAAGCAGTGGATCAATTAGAGAAGACGCTATT GAACTCTGAAGCAGGCATCGCTACAGGATTATCCTCATCAAGTCCAATCAGCAAAAGTAAAAAT GCTGTGCCAGGACCAAGTTTGCCAAAATCTCCCTCAATTTCTGAAGATCTATCCAGTAGCAAGACAGCTAAAAGAGAAGAATATGTTGCTCCAAGTGAGGATGAGAAACCAAGAATTGCTGAAGCTAATCTACATTCTCCGCTTCCTGTTCCTGATCATTTGTCGTCAGCAAACAAG GATCACGAAAGCACATCAGTTCCTAGTGAAAAATTGAAGCAGTTCATCAATATAGAGGGCGTGGAATCAACTTTCCATACGGTTAAATCATTCTTGAAGTCTATACCAGAGCAGTACTCGAGCCAACAATCAGGACTCCAGAGCAACACTGCTTCAAACCAAACACTAGCAAGGATAGTATTTGAATGCTCAATCAGACTGTCACTGGAGGCTTTGGCTTATGACCCAATGCATGAAAAAGAAATGTATGGTGCAATTGCTGCTTTAAATGAAAATCCCTCATCATTCTTTAGCGACGAACAAACCAAGCAATTGGTAAAACTTAAGTATGAATTCCCTGTCATGGTTAAGAAATGGAGGGACTTGGCACGAGCTGAATCAAGTTACCAGGAATTCTTGACCAGCTTCGAAGAGGATAGGAAAAAACTGGATGATTGGATTAGATCAGAAGCATGGTTGAAGTCGGAGTATGTTAAAAAGGAGCAACAAGCTAGAGAATTGGAAACAGCCCTTCAAACTATAAAGAACCGGCAAAAAGAAATCATGGATGAAAGACAAGAAGCGTCTCTAGCAGCTCAGAAAATCATGTTGTTAGCTCAAGAAAAAGCTGGCAAGGTAGAAAGCACTAAAACTGAATTGGTAACAACAAAGATGCAGATGGATGGCTTGCAAAAAAATTGGTCCAACTTTCAGTCTAAATTCCCCTAG